Within Gemmatimonadota bacterium, the genomic segment GATGTGGATGCGCGAACCGGCATCAAACTCGGTGCTTCTGCGACTATCCCAATACAGGACAAATTCAGCCTTCGACTCGGTGGCGACTATGTGCAGAAGGGTTACGGTCTTAGTGCAAATTTAGAGGGTCTTAGTATCAGTGCAGATGTAAGTTTGGATTACATCGAGCTTTCGGGCCTGGGTGTCGTCAACCTCACGCCGCCCGAGAGCGCAGCTTCTGTGTATGTGCTTGCCGGACCGGCGATGGGGATCAATGTCAAGTGCGAAGCCGCAGGTGAGGATTGCGGTGATGATGGAGATGGACCAAAGACCACGGACCTTGGTATTACAGGAGGGATCGGTACTGAGATGGCGATGTCCGAAGGAATGACATTCTCAGTCGAGTTACTGTACACTTTGGGGATCCTATCGATTGCCGAAGGAGAGGATGTTAAGAACCGAGCCATTGCTCTCCAGATCGGTGTCGGTTTTCCTATCGGAAAATAGTGACAGGCAAAATTTAAAAAAGGCGATCCATTATGCAATGGATTTGGATCGCCTTTTTGTAAATATCAATCACTCAGGCGCGCCACAATTCACCGTAGATATTAACTTCAAAATCGGACACTTTATTGATAAATTTCCGACCTGCA encodes:
- a CDS encoding PorT family protein, encoding MKHLRRSIVIGIIALVAMNFPTSIFGQTTIGIRGGMSRASASGNFDGADVDARTGIKLGASATIPIQDKFSLRLGGDYVQKGYGLSANLEGLSISADVSLDYIELSGLGVVNLTPPESAASVYVLAGPAMGINVKCEAAGEDCGDDGDGPKTTDLGITGGIGTEMAMSEGMTFSVELLYTLGILSIAEGEDVKNRAIALQIGVGFPIGK